A window of Sinimarinibacterium sp. NLF-5-8 genomic DNA:
CTGGCGCAGCGCCTGCGCGGTGGCCTCACCGATGGCGGCACAGGCAGGCCATGCGCCCTGATCGAGCGCGCGTGCGCCGCTGACGGCGTTGACGCTGGTAAAAATCCATAACGATGCCGAACGCAGGCTGCGCAAGCGGATCGCCAACGCCGGCGTATTGATGAACTCGATCCGCTGCAAGGGCAGGCGGCTGACCTGCGCACCGCGCGCGCTGAGTTGTCCGCACAGCGATTCGGCCTGTGCTGCGGGACGGGTCACCAGCACCCGCAGACCGGCCAGCGTTTGCGCCCCCGCCATGTGGCTACACCGCGATGCCGATGGCGGCGAGGATTTGCCGTGCGCCATTGCCGAGCAACCGCTGCGCCAGCGTTTCGCCAAGCTGTGCGGCATCCGCCGCCGCGCCGTGGATCTGGTCACGCACCTGGCGGCTGCCGTCGGGCGAACCCACCAGCCCGGTCAGCGTCAAACGATCGCCTTCAACCACCGCATGTCCGGCCACCGGCACCTGACAGGCACCGCCCAGCCGTGCGTTCATCGTGCGCTCAGCCGCCAGCCGCGTGGCAGAAGCGGGGTCGTGCAGCGGTTGCAGCAAGGCCTGGGTCGCGGCGTCGTTGCTGCGACATTCGATGCCGATGATGCCCTGGCCAATGGCGGGCACGAAGCGCTGCGGGTCAAGGCGCTCACGGATGCGCGTGCCCAAATCCAGGCGCACCAGCCCGGCGGTGGCCAGCAAAATGGCGTCGTACTGGCCTTCATCGAGTTTGCGCAGGCGGGTGCCGACGTTGCCGCGCAGATCGCTGATTTTGAGATCGGGGCGCAGTGCTGCCAACTGGGTGCGACGGCGCAGGCTGGAGGTGCCCACATGCGCGCCCTGCGGCAACGCATCGAGGCGGTCATGGGTGTTGGAGACAAACGCATCGCGCGGGTCTTCGCCCTGCAAAAAGGCGAACAGCCCCAAGCCTTCGGGTTGGGCAACCGGCACGTCTTTCATGGAGTGGACGGCAATATCGGCACGCCCATCCAGCATCGCCTGCTCCAACTCCTTGACAAACAAACCTTTTCCACCCACCTGCGCCAGCGGCGCGGATAACAGTTGATCGCCCTGGGTGGTCATCGGCACCAGTTCGACCTGCAAGCCGGGGTGTGCGCGGGTGAGCTGCGCCTGCACATGGCGCGCCTGCCAAAGCGCCAACGGGGATTCTCGTGTGGCGATTTTTAGCATCGTCAAAGTCTGTCCTGTCTGTTTCGGGAGGGGTGAAAGGGGCAATGGTCGCACGCCGGGCCGGGGCGCAGGCAAGTCCGGGGACTACGAGTCGATCAAATAGCGCCGGACTTCGGCCAGCCGCCGCCGTGAAATCGGCAGGGGATCGGCCACATGCTTGAGCCGCAGCCAGTGATGGGCTTCGCCGTTGCGGTCGCGCTCCAGTCCGGCGATGTAGCGCGTATTGACCAGCGCCTTGCGATGCACGCGCAGAAACAGCGGATCAAAATCGGCTTCCAGGGTTTTCAGCGATTCTTCGATCAGCACCTCGCCATGCAGGTGATAGACGGTGGTGTATTTTTGATCCGCCAGAAAATACAGGATGTCGCCCACCGGCACGCGCACCAGTCCATCGCGCGTGGTCGCCAGCACAAACTCACGCTTGGGCTGGGTGCCTTCGGCGACGATCGTGTGCGGTTTTTGCGCGCGCGTGGGTTTGCGTACGCGCTGCAAGGCTTCACGCAGTTTTTCGCTGCGAATCGGCTTGAGCAGATAGGCCTGTGCATTGGCATCAAAGGCCGATAGCGCGTGCTCGGAGTAGGCGGTGGTAAAAATCACCGCAGGCGGCACGTCCATCTCGGCCAACTGGCGCGCCACTTGCAGGCCATCCATGCCGCCCATGCGGATGTCGAGCAGCACCAGATCCGGTTCTTCGTCGTCGATCACATCCAGTGCGGTTTCACCATCACCGGCTTCACCGACCACGCTGTACCCCGGAAACTCCTGCAACAGCCGCCGCAAACGCTCGCGCGCCAAAGATTCATCGTCAACGATGACTACCCGCATGTCTGAACTCCCCTGCACTTCAATGTGTGAACCGTGGCGATTCTGCCTCACCCTGCGCACTGGCCAACTCGCCCGGCGCATCGGGTAGCTGGCCTCGCGGCGTGGCAGGAATCGACAGTCTGGCACGAAACATGCCATTTTCCAGCCGTAAATCGCTGCCCATTTCAAGCTGCGCGCCTTCGCCGTAAATCAGACTCAGCCGCTGGGCGATGTTATCGATCGCAATCCGGTTGCCTTTGCTGGGTGCGCCATCGCCGGCTTCCGCCATCGGATTGGCCACCTCGATGACCAGCCGCCCCATGATCTGGCGCGCGGCAATCCGGATCGCCCCGCCGCCGGCGATTCTGGATACGCCGTGATGAACGGCATTTTCAATCAGCGGCTGCACCACCAGCTTGGGCACCGGCCAGTCGAGCAGTTCCTCGGGAACGTCCCACTCCACCTTGAGGTTGTCGGACAAACGCATTTTTTCGATCCGCAGGTAGGCATGGCACAGGCCGATTTCCTCCACCAGTGCCGCCACCTGCCCACGCTTTTCCAGCGTGGCGCGAAACAGATCGGACAAATCCTCCACCATCATTTCGGCGTCATCGGGGCGGATCTGGATCAGCGCCGCCAGACTGTTGAGCGCATTGAACAAAAAATGCGGGCGAATGCGCGCGTTGAGTGCCTGATAGCGCGCCTCACCTTCGGCCTGCACCTGCATCGTCCACTGGTTGCGCACCCAGAAATAGCGCAACACCATCAGCGCCACGATCGCCGCGATCACGCCATGACGCAGCACAAAGTCGAGCATCGTTTGCTGCGGCAGGAAAAAGTCCCACGCAAACAGATGGGCAATATGAAACGAGGCTGCGGAAATCAGCATCACGATGGCGACCAGCATCGCCCAGCAGGCCAGAAAAATCCGCTCCGGCGGCAGCACCCCAAACCACCGTCTTGCCCAGCACAGCGCCCCGGCCGAACACAGGCTGATCCATTGCAAATACAACGAAACCAGCAGCAACCGCTCCAGCGCCGCGGCCCCACTGATGCCGCTGGACAGGGTCAGCACCACCGCCACCAGCTCCATCACATACGCCAGATTGACCACGCTGCGCAGCGTGCAGAAGTCGGGAAACAGATCCAGTACCGGCGCACTGGGGGGACGGATACGAAGCACGGCAAGCGCCCAAATCAAGCGGAAACCCGGCAAGCGTCGCAGGCAAGCGCGCGCGATGCAAGCCGGGCGCTGCGCCTATAATTCGCCGCTTTCCCGATCAGGCGATCTGTGCGGATCGTGTATTTCATCGCTTGGCAAGCGCCACGAAGCCCTCCAGGGTGCCCGCTGCATCGCGCGCGCCCGGAACTGCCGCCTTCGCTGCGCGCCCGACAACGGCGAGATCACATCCTCGGCGGACGGCCTGCAAAATCCTTTTTCAACTGTGGTGATGTTCATGTCCAACTCTGCCAATCAAAAACTCTGGGGGGGCCGTTTTGCCGAATCGCCCACCGAACTCGTCGAGCGTCTGTCCGAGTCGGTGAGTTTTGACGCGCGGCTGTACCGCCAGGACATTCGCGGCAGCCAGGCACACGCGCGCATGCTCGGCAAGGTCGGCGTGCTCAGCGCCGAAGATGTGGACGCCATCGTCAAAGGGCTGGACGGCATCCGCGCCGACATCGACGCCGGTCATTTCACCTGGAAAACCGCGCTCGAAGATGTGCACATGAACATCGAAGCCGAGCTGACTGCGCGCATCGGCGATGCCGGCAAACGCCTGCACACCGGCCGCTCGCGCAATGATCAGGTCGCCACCGACCTGCGCCTGTATGTGCGCGACACCATCGATGAGATGGTTGCCCTGATCGACGCCGTATCCCTCGGCCTGCTTGATCTGGCCGAACGCGAAGCCGACAGCGTCATGCCCGGTTTCACCCACATGCAGATCGCCCAGCCGGTCACTTTTGGTCATCACATGATGGCCTGGCACGAACAGATCGTGCGCGACAAAACCCGCCTGCTCGATGCGCGCGCGCGCCTCAACCTGCTGCCGCTGGGCAGCGCCGCACTGGCCGGCACGGTGTACCCGATCGACCGGCAGTTTGTGGCCGAACAACTGGGTTTTGACGGCATCACCGAAAACTCGCTCGACACCGTCTCCGATCGTGACTTTGCGCTGGAGTTCTGCTTTGCCGCCAGCCTGATTCTGGTGCACCTGTCGCGCTGGAGCGAGGAGCTGATCTTGTGGGCCTCGCCGATGTTCGGCTTTGTTGACCTGCCCGACCGTTTCTGCACCGGCAGCTCGATCATGCCGCAGAAAAAAAACCCCGACGTGCCCGAACTGGTGCGCGGCAAAACCGGGCGCGTGCTCGGCAATCTCAACGCCCTGCTGGTGCTGATGAAAGGCCAGCCGCTGGCCTACAACCGCGACAACCAGGAAGACAAGCCGCCGCTGTTCGACAGCGTCGATACCTTGTCCATGTGCCTGCGCGTTTACGCCGAAATGATCCCGGCGATCATCGTCAAACGTGACAACTGCCGCGCCGCCGCCGCCAAGGGCTTTTCCACCGCCACCGATCTGGCCGACTACCTCGTGCGCAAGGGGCTGCCGTTTCGTGATGCGCACCACGCCGTTGGCAGCACCGTCGCCTTTGCCCAGAAAAAAGGCTGCGACATTTCTGAATTGAGCCTGGCCGAGCTGCAACAGTTCAGCCCCTTGGTCGAGCAAGACGTCTATGCCGCCATCACCCTCGAAGGCTCACTGGCCGCGCGCAATCACTACGGCGCCACCGCCCCCAACCAGGTGCGCGCTGCCATTGCCCGCGCGCGCGCGCGGCGCTGATCCGCCGCGCGGCAAGCCTCAGCCCTGCGTGCCCAGGAACATCCTGTACGCAGGGTTGTCGCTTTCTTCGACATAGGCATACCCCAGCGCGTCGAGCGACTTGCGACATTCCGCCCACTGGCTTTTGGGCACCTGCAAGCCGCACAACACGCGCCCATTGGCGGCGCCGTGATTGCGGTAGTGAAACAGCGAGATGTTCCAGCGCGCGCCGATGGCGTTGATGAAAGCCAGCGCCGCGCCAGGGCGCTCGGGAAACTCAAAGCGGAACAAGCGCTCGTTTTCCAGTCCGGGGCTGCGCCCGCCCACCATGAACCGCACATGCTCCTTGGCCACTTCGTTGTGGCTCATGTCCACCACGGTGTAACCGGCCTCGGTGAGCGCCGCCAGCAGCGCCTGCCGGGGTTCGGCGCCACCGCTGATGTGCAGTCCGACAAAAATCTGCGCCGCCTCGCTGCTGCCGTAGCGGTAATTGAACTCGGTGATGGCGCGCTTGCCCAGGTGCTTCAAAAACTGCTTATAGGCACCGGGCTGTTCGGGAATGGTCACGGCCAGCAGCATTTCAGCATCGTCGCCCAGCTCGGCGCGCTCGGCGATGTGGCGCAGGCGATCAAAGTTGAGGTTTGCGCCGGAAACAATGCCGGCCAGCGTTTTGCCCTTGACGTTGTGCTCGGCCACCCAGCGTTTGATCCCGGCAATCGCCAGCGCGCCGGCAGGCTCCGGCAGTGAGCGATTTTCGTAAAACGCATCACGAATCGCCGCGCACAGCTCGTCCACGCTCACCTGCACACAGGCATCCACGCAGTGCCGTGCGACCCGAAACGGCTCTTCGCCGATTTGCCGCACGGCCACGCCATCGGCAAACAAGCCGACCTGTGGCAACGTCACCCGCCGCCCCGCGCGCATGGCCGCGGCAAAGCAGTCGGAATCCGCCGGCTCTACGGCAATCACCTGGATCGATGGGCGCACCGCCTTGATCCACGCCGCAACACCGGCCAGCAAACCGCCGCCGCCAACCGGCACGAACACCGCATCCAGATCGCCGCACTGCTCCAGAATCTCGCGCGCGATCGTGCCTTGTCCGGCAATGACATCGGGATCATCGTAGGGATGGATCATCGTCATGCCTTTTTCAGCGACCAGCGCGCGCGCGTGCTCGTAGGCATCGTCATAGGCATCGCCATGCAGGATCGCCTTGCCACCGAGCGCGCGCACGGCGTCCACCTTGACCTGCGGGGTGGTGCGCGGCATCACGATCCATGCGTTCAGCCCCAGCCGTCTGGCCGCCAGTGCCACGCCCTGGGCATGGTTGCCGGCAGAAGCGGCAATCACCCCGCGCGCGCGTTCGGCCTCGGACAACTGGGCAATCTTGTTGTACGCCCCGCGCAGCTTGAACGAATGCACGCCCTGCTGATCTTCGCGCTTGAGCAGCACACGGTTGCCCAGGCGCTGCGACAGGCGCGGCGCGGCTTCGAGTGCGCTGATGATCGCCACGTCATAAACCTTTGCGGCTTCGATGCGCGCGCGGTACTGGCTGAGGCGTTTGGCGGGGTCGTTGGCGGCAGAACCGGACGTTGCGTTCACTTTGTTGGGCTCTTTGCCGCAGCGCGGCGCGTTATAGAGTGCAATTCAATGCCCTATGATAACGCGCTACTCACTGATCCCTTGACCTTCATCTCCATGACTTCAGTCATTGCCTTTATCGGGGGCGGCAACATGGCCGCCAGTTTGCTCGGCGGCCTGCGCGCCGCCCAGCATCCCGCCAGCCACTTGCGGGTGGCCGAGCTCGATGGCGCACGCCGCGACTGGCTCCAGCAAACTTTTGGCGTGCCTGCCTTCAGCCAGGCTGCCGACGCGGTGGCCGATGCCGACGCCGTGGTACTGGCGGTCAAGCCCCAGCAGATGCACCAGGCACTGCAAGGCCTGACGCTGCGCGAAGGTTGCACCGTGATCTCGATCGCCGCAGGGCTGAGCGTATCGACGCTGCGCCGCTGGCTGGGCGATCACGCTCACATCATCCGCACCATGCCCAACACCCCGGCACTGCTCGGCGCTGGCATCAGCGGCCTGTTCGCCCCCGCCGGAACCCCGCAAGCCGCGCGCGATGTGGCCCACCATGTGCTCAGTGCCGCCGGGCAATGCGTGTGGGTGAAAACCGAAGCGCAGATCGACGCGGTAACAGCCGTCTCCGGTTCCGGGCCAGCGTATTTCTTCCTGCTCACCGAGGCGATGCGCGAGGCCGGAACCGCACTGGGACTGGACGCCGAAACCGCCGCCAGACTGGCCAAATACACGCTGATCGGCGCGGCCAGAATGGCCGACGGGGATGTGGACGTGGCCGAACTGCGCGCGCGCGTCACCTCCAAGGGCGGCACCACTTTTGCTGCCCTTCAGACGTTTGAAGACGGCGGCTTTCACACCCTCACCGGCGCGGCGCTGGCCGCCGCCGCCGCGCGCGCCGCAGAACTCGGCCAACTGCTGGACAAGGATTCCTGACTCATGGGCGCCAACGCATCCAACGCACTGCTGTTTTTGATCTCCACCCTGTTCGATCTGCTGCTGTGGGCCTACCTGCTGCGGATCCTGCTGCAAGTGGTGCGCGCAGATTTTTACAACCCGATCTCGCAGGCCATCTGGAAACTCACCCGCTACCCCGCCGACTGGCTGCGCGGCAGCATTCCCAGCTTTGGCAACCTCAATCTGGGCGTGACCCTGTTTGCCTACGCCCTGGCGGTGCTTTATGTCTACGTCGTCATCGGCTTGCTGGGCTTCACCATCCAGCCGCTGCCAGCGCTCTGGTTTGGCCTGCTCAAGCTGCTGGCGCTGACGCTGGGGCTGTACACGTTCAGCCTGTTTGTCCAGGCGATCCTGTCGTGGATGGGGCCGGGCGTGAACAACCCCGCCAGCAATATCCTGTGGAGTCTCAACGAGCCGCTGCTGCGACCCGTGCGGCGGATCATCCCGCCGCTGTCGGGGCTCGATCTGTCGCCGCTGGTGATGATCCTGCTGCTGCAGGTCATCAGCCGCCTGTTGCCGCTGCCGGGCATTTTCCGTTGACGCCATGAATACAGATTTTTCGGCTGCCGACTCGGTCGGGCTGGTCACTCCGTCCCGTATCCTCATCAATCGCGCGCTGACGCTCGACTGTGGCCGCACCCTGCCGCAACACGAGCTGATGGTCGAAACCTACGGCACCCTCAATGCTGCGCACAGCAACGCCGTGCTGGTTTGCCATGCCCTGTCCGGCGATCATCACGCGGCGGGCTACCACCACCCGGACGATCGCAAACCCGGCTGGTGGGACAACTGCATCGGCCCCGGCAAGCCGATCGACACCCACCGTTTTTTTGTTGTTTCGCTGAACAATCTCGGCGGCTGCCAGGGTTCCAGCGGCCCCAGCAGCATCAATCCCGAAACCGGCAAGCCCTATGGCCCGGATTTTCCGCTGCTGACGGTGCGCGACTGGGTGCGTTCGCAGGCCCTGCTGGCCGATCATCTGGGGATTGAGCAATGGGCCGCGATCGTCGGCGGCAGCCTGGGCGGCATGCAGGTCATGCAATGGGCGATCGACCTGCCCGCGCGCGTGCGCCACGCCGTGGTGATTGCCTCGGCGCCCAAGCTTTCGGCGCAAAACATCGCGTTCAACGAAATCGCGCGGCAGGCGATCCTGTCCGATCCGGACTTTCATGGCGGCCATTTTTACGACCATGACGTCATCCCCACGCGCGGTCTCAAACTGGCGCGGATGCTCGGCCACATCACCTATCTGTCTGATGAGGCCATGCGCGCCAAATTTGGCCGCGTCCAGCGCGCGCACCAGCTCGGCTTCAATTTTGAGGTGGAGTTCGAGGTCGAAAGCTATCTGCGCTATCAGGGGCAATCGTTCGTCAGCCGGTTTGACGCCAACACCTATCTGCTGATGACCAAGGCGCTGGATTACTTTGATCCCGCGCGCGAGTTCAATGACGATCTGGTCGCCACCTTTGAGCGCGCGCGCGCGCGCTTTTTAGTGATTGCCTTTTCCAGCGATTGGCGTTTTTCACCGGCGCGCTCGCGCGAAATCGTCGATGCGCTGGTGGATGCGCGGCGTGATGTCAGCTACGCCTGCGTCGATTCCAACCTCGGCCACGACGACTTCCTGATGCCGATCGAACACTATCACCGCGTTTTGCGCGGCTACCTGAGCCGCGTGGCGACAGAGGTTGGCGCATGAACAAATCCCCTCGGCTGCGCCCTGATCTGGCGCTGATCTGCCAATGGATCCAGCCCGGCTCGCGGATTCTCGACCTCGGCTGCGGTGACGGCACCCTGCTCGCTTATCTGGCCGAGCATCACAACGTCACCGGCTACGGACTGGAGATCGACCCCGACAACGTCGCCAGGTGCATCGAATCCGGCGTCAACGTCATCCAGGCCGACCTCGACGACGGCCTGCGCGAGTTCGACAGCGGCTCGTTCGATTACGTGGTGATGACCCAAGCGCTGCAAGCCCTGCAACGCCCCGATGAGGCGGTGACCGAAATCCTGCGCGTGGGGCGCACCGGCATCGTCACTTTTCCCAACTTTGGCCATTGGCGGGTGCGCGCCGCCCTCGGCGCCGGTCGCATGCCGGTGACGCCCAATCTGCCGCACCGCTGGTACGACTCCCCCAACATCCACCTGTGCACCGTGGATGACTTTGAAGACCTGTGCGCTGCACGCGGTTGGCATATCGTCAGCCGCCATCTGCTCAACAGCAGCCACCGCAAAGGCCGGCGCGCGCGCCTGGCGCCCAATTTGCTGTGCGAACAGGCGCTTTACCTGCTCCAGGCGGAGACACGCCCCTCATGAAATCGCTGATCATTGCTGTTTTGCTGACGTTGACGCCGGTGCTGGTTCACGCCGAACAATTTGTCGATGCCGGCGATTACCGCATCCACTACGCCGCCATCAACAGCACCGAGCTGACCCCGCAGATCGCCCGCCAGTTCAGCGTCGATCGCAGCCGCAATCAAATCCTGCTGGTCTTCAACGCTCAGCACCGCGTCGAAGGTCAATACCAGTCGGTTCCGGCCACCGCCAAGGCTTTTGCCACCACCCTGCTCGGGCACCGGCAAACGCTGACCCTGCGTCCGATCCGTGAAGCCGACGTGCACTACGTCGTCGCCAACTTTGAAACGCTGGACGGCGAGTTCATGACCATCAGCGCCGAGGTGACGCCGCAAGGCGCGCGCGCGCCGGTCGAGGTCAAGTTCAAACAACAGTTTTACCGGGACTAAAAAACAGGAGACACCATGAGCACCGCGACCGCGCCGATGATGCGTGACGAACGCAAGATCATCATCGCTTCTTCTCTGGGGACGCTGTTCGAGTGGTACGACTTCTTTTTATACGGCGCGCTGGCGGCGATTACCGGCGCGCACTTTTTCTCGGCGGTCAACGATACAGCAGCGTTTATTTTTGCGCTGCTGACGTTTTCCGTGGGTTTTGCCGCGCGCCCGTTCGGGGCGCTGGTGTTTGGCCGGCTGGGCGACAAATCCGGGCGCAAATACACGTTTTTGATCACCATCATCATCATGGGGCTGTCCACGGTTTTGGTGGGCTGCTTGCCGTCGTACAGCACCATTGGCATCGCCGCGCCGATTTTGCTGATTGGCCTGCGCCTGTGCCAGGGCCTGGCGCTGGGCGGTGAGTACGGTGGCGCGGCGATTTATGTGGCCGAACACGCGCCGGTGGAAAAGCGCGGGTTTTACACCAGCTGGATTCAGACGATGGCGGCGCTGGGGCTGATCTTGTCGCTGGTGGTGATCGCGGTCACCCGCTGGATCATGGGCGAAGAAGCCTTTGCCGATTGGGGCTGGCGCGTGCCGTTTTTGCTCTCCGCCGGGCTTTTGGCGGTATCGGTGTGGGTGCGGATGTCGTTGGACGAATCGCCGGTTTTCAAAAAAATGAAGGCCGAAGGCACGCTGTCCAAAGCGCCGCTGCGCGAGGCTTATGGGCAGTGGAAGTATTTAAAACTCGGCATCGCCGGGATGTTCGGCATCATCGCCGGGCAAGCC
This region includes:
- the metW gene encoding methionine biosynthesis protein MetW; the encoded protein is MRPDLALICQWIQPGSRILDLGCGDGTLLAYLAEHHNVTGYGLEIDPDNVARCIESGVNVIQADLDDGLREFDSGSFDYVVMTQALQALQRPDEAVTEILRVGRTGIVTFPNFGHWRVRAALGAGRMPVTPNLPHRWYDSPNIHLCTVDDFEDLCAARGWHIVSRHLLNSSHRKGRRARLAPNLLCEQALYLLQAETRPS
- the ilvA gene encoding threonine ammonia-lyase, biosynthetic, yielding MNATSGSAANDPAKRLSQYRARIEAAKVYDVAIISALEAAPRLSQRLGNRVLLKREDQQGVHSFKLRGAYNKIAQLSEAERARGVIAASAGNHAQGVALAARRLGLNAWIVMPRTTPQVKVDAVRALGGKAILHGDAYDDAYEHARALVAEKGMTMIHPYDDPDVIAGQGTIAREILEQCGDLDAVFVPVGGGGLLAGVAAWIKAVRPSIQVIAVEPADSDCFAAAMRAGRRVTLPQVGLFADGVAVRQIGEEPFRVARHCVDACVQVSVDELCAAIRDAFYENRSLPEPAGALAIAGIKRWVAEHNVKGKTLAGIVSGANLNFDRLRHIAERAELGDDAEMLLAVTIPEQPGAYKQFLKHLGKRAITEFNYRYGSSEAAQIFVGLHISGGAEPRQALLAALTEAGYTVVDMSHNEVAKEHVRFMVGGRSPGLENERLFRFEFPERPGAALAFINAIGARWNISLFHYRNHGAANGRVLCGLQVPKSQWAECRKSLDALGYAYVEESDNPAYRMFLGTQG
- a CDS encoding LytTR family DNA-binding domain-containing protein, whose translation is MRVVIVDDESLARERLRRLLQEFPGYSVVGEAGDGETALDVIDDEEPDLVLLDIRMGGMDGLQVARQLAEMDVPPAVIFTTAYSEHALSAFDANAQAYLLKPIRSEKLREALQRVRKPTRAQKPHTIVAEGTQPKREFVLATTRDGLVRVPVGDILYFLADQKYTTVYHLHGEVLIEESLKTLEADFDPLFLRVHRKALVNTRYIAGLERDRNGEAHHWLRLKHVADPLPISRRRLAEVRRYLIDS
- a CDS encoding DUF4426 domain-containing protein, whose amino-acid sequence is MKSLIIAVLLTLTPVLVHAEQFVDAGDYRIHYAAINSTELTPQIARQFSVDRSRNQILLVFNAQHRVEGQYQSVPATAKAFATTLLGHRQTLTLRPIREADVHYVVANFETLDGEFMTISAEVTPQGARAPVEVKFKQQFYRD
- the hemC gene encoding hydroxymethylbilane synthase; the protein is MLKIATRESPLALWQARHVQAQLTRAHPGLQVELVPMTTQGDQLLSAPLAQVGGKGLFVKELEQAMLDGRADIAVHSMKDVPVAQPEGLGLFAFLQGEDPRDAFVSNTHDRLDALPQGAHVGTSSLRRRTQLAALRPDLKISDLRGNVGTRLRKLDEGQYDAILLATAGLVRLDLGTRIRERLDPQRFVPAIGQGIIGIECRSNDAATQALLQPLHDPASATRLAAERTMNARLGGACQVPVAGHAVVEGDRLTLTGLVGSPDGSRQVRDQIHGAAADAAQLGETLAQRLLGNGARQILAAIGIAV
- the proC gene encoding pyrroline-5-carboxylate reductase, which gives rise to MTSVIAFIGGGNMAASLLGGLRAAQHPASHLRVAELDGARRDWLQQTFGVPAFSQAADAVADADAVVLAVKPQQMHQALQGLTLREGCTVISIAAGLSVSTLRRWLGDHAHIIRTMPNTPALLGAGISGLFAPAGTPQAARDVAHHVLSAAGQCVWVKTEAQIDAVTAVSGSGPAYFFLLTEAMREAGTALGLDAETAARLAKYTLIGAARMADGDVDVAELRARVTSKGGTTFAALQTFEDGGFHTLTGAALAAAAARAAELGQLLDKDS
- a CDS encoding sensor histidine kinase; amino-acid sequence: MLRIRPPSAPVLDLFPDFCTLRSVVNLAYVMELVAVVLTLSSGISGAAALERLLLVSLYLQWISLCSAGALCWARRWFGVLPPERIFLACWAMLVAIVMLISAASFHIAHLFAWDFFLPQQTMLDFVLRHGVIAAIVALMVLRYFWVRNQWTMQVQAEGEARYQALNARIRPHFLFNALNSLAALIQIRPDDAEMMVEDLSDLFRATLEKRGQVAALVEEIGLCHAYLRIEKMRLSDNLKVEWDVPEELLDWPVPKLVVQPLIENAVHHGVSRIAGGGAIRIAARQIMGRLVIEVANPMAEAGDGAPSKGNRIAIDNIAQRLSLIYGEGAQLEMGSDLRLENGMFRARLSIPATPRGQLPDAPGELASAQGEAESPRFTH
- the argH gene encoding argininosuccinate lyase, which produces MSNSANQKLWGGRFAESPTELVERLSESVSFDARLYRQDIRGSQAHARMLGKVGVLSAEDVDAIVKGLDGIRADIDAGHFTWKTALEDVHMNIEAELTARIGDAGKRLHTGRSRNDQVATDLRLYVRDTIDEMVALIDAVSLGLLDLAEREADSVMPGFTHMQIAQPVTFGHHMMAWHEQIVRDKTRLLDARARLNLLPLGSAALAGTVYPIDRQFVAEQLGFDGITENSLDTVSDRDFALEFCFAASLILVHLSRWSEELILWASPMFGFVDLPDRFCTGSSIMPQKKNPDVPELVRGKTGRVLGNLNALLVLMKGQPLAYNRDNQEDKPPLFDSVDTLSMCLRVYAEMIPAIIVKRDNCRAAAAKGFSTATDLADYLVRKGLPFRDAHHAVGSTVAFAQKKGCDISELSLAELQQFSPLVEQDVYAAITLEGSLAARNHYGATAPNQVRAAIARARARR
- a CDS encoding YggT family protein translates to MGANASNALLFLISTLFDLLLWAYLLRILLQVVRADFYNPISQAIWKLTRYPADWLRGSIPSFGNLNLGVTLFAYALAVLYVYVVIGLLGFTIQPLPALWFGLLKLLALTLGLYTFSLFVQAILSWMGPGVNNPASNILWSLNEPLLRPVRRIIPPLSGLDLSPLVMILLLQVISRLLPLPGIFR
- a CDS encoding homoserine O-acetyltransferase — translated: MNTDFSAADSVGLVTPSRILINRALTLDCGRTLPQHELMVETYGTLNAAHSNAVLVCHALSGDHHAAGYHHPDDRKPGWWDNCIGPGKPIDTHRFFVVSLNNLGGCQGSSGPSSINPETGKPYGPDFPLLTVRDWVRSQALLADHLGIEQWAAIVGGSLGGMQVMQWAIDLPARVRHAVVIASAPKLSAQNIAFNEIARQAILSDPDFHGGHFYDHDVIPTRGLKLARMLGHITYLSDEAMRAKFGRVQRAHQLGFNFEVEFEVESYLRYQGQSFVSRFDANTYLLMTKALDYFDPAREFNDDLVATFERARARFLVIAFSSDWRFSPARSREIVDALVDARRDVSYACVDSNLGHDDFLMPIEHYHRVLRGYLSRVATEVGA